A window of the Pongo abelii isolate AG06213 chromosome 10, NHGRI_mPonAbe1-v2.0_pri, whole genome shotgun sequence genome harbors these coding sequences:
- the AAAS gene encoding aladin isoform X1, with translation MCSLGLFPPPPPRGQVTLYEHNNELVTGSSYESPPPDFRGQWINLPVLHLTKDPLKTPGRLDHGTRTAFIHHREQVWKRCINIWRDVGLFGVLNEIANSEEEVFEWVKTASGWAMALCQWASSLHGSLFPHLSLRSEDLIAEFAQVTNWSSCCLRVFAWHPHTNKFAVALLDDSVRVYNASSTIVPSLKHRLQRNVAALAWKPLSASVLAVACQSCILIWTLDPTSLSTRPSSGCAQVLSHPGHTPVTSLAWAPSGGRLLSASPVDAAIRVWDVSTETCVPLPWFRGGGVTNLLWSPDGSKILATTPSAVFRVWEAQMWTCERWPTLSGRCQTGCWSPDGSRLLFTVLGEPLIYSLSFPERCGEGKGHVGGAKSATIVADLSETTIQTPDGEERLGGEAHSMVWDPSGERLAVLMKGNPRVQDGKPVILLFRTRNSPVFELLPCGVIQGEPGAQPQLITFHPSFNKGALLSVGWSTGRIAHIPLYFVNAQFPRFSPVLGRAQEPPAGGGGSIHDLPLFTETSPTSAPWDPLPGPPPVLPHSPHSCL, from the exons ATGTGCTCCCTGGGGTTGTTCCCTCCTCCACCGCCTCGGGGTCAAGTCACCCTATATGAGCACAATAACGAGCTGGTGACGGGCAGTAGCTATGAGAGCCCGCCCCCCGACTTCCGGGGCCAG TGGATCAATCTTCCTGTCCTACACCTGACCAAGGATCCCCTAAAGACCCCTGGAAGGCTggaccatggcacaagaactgcCTTCATCCATCACCGGGAGCAAGTGTGGAAGAGATGCATCAACATTTG GCGTGATGTGGGCCTTTTTGGGGTGCTAAATGAAATTGCAAACTCAGAAGAAGAGG TGTTTGAGTGGGTGAAGACGGCATCCGGCTGGGCCATGGCACTCTGTCAATGGGCCTCTTCTCTCCATGGGTCCCTCTTCCCCCATCTGTCT CTCAGGAGCGAAGATCTGATTGCTGAATTTGCCCAAGTCACAAATTG GTCCAGCTGCTGCTTGCGTGTCTTTGCATGGCACCCCCACACCAACAAGTTTGCAGTGGCCCTGCTAGATGACTCAGTCCGTGTGTATAATGCCAGCAG CACCATAGTCCCCTCCCTGAAGCACCGGCTGCAGCGAAATGTGGCGGCTCTGGCCTGGAAGCCCCTTAGTGCCTCTGTCTTGGCTGTGGCCTGCCAGAGCTGCATTCTTATCTGGACCCTGGACCCTACCTCCTTGTCTACCCG ACCCTCTTCTGGCTGTGCCCAAGTGCTGTCTCATCCTGGGCATACACCTGTTACCAGCTTGGCCTGGGCCCCCAGTGGGGGGCGACTACTCTCAGCTTCACCCGTGGATGCTGCTATCCGG GTATGGGATGTCTCAACAGAGACCTGTGTCCCCCTTCCCTGGTTTCGAGGAGGTGGGGTGACCAACCTGCTCTGGTCCCCAGATGGCAGCAAAATCCTGGCTACCACTCCTTCAGCTGTCTTTCG AGTCTGGGAGGCCCAGATGTGGACTTGTGAGAGGTGGCCTACTCTATCAGGGCGCTGTCAG ACTGGCTGCTGGAGCCCAGATGGCAGCCGACTGCTGTTCACTGTATTGGGAGAGCCACTGATTTACTCCCTGTCTTTTCCAGAACGTTGTG GTGAGGGAAAGGGGCATGTTGGAGGTGCAAAGTCAGCAACAATTGTGGCAGATCTGTCTGAGACAACAATACAGACACCAGATGGTGAGGAGAG GCTTGGGGGAGAGGCTCACTCCATGGTCTGGGACCCCAGTGGGGAACGTCTGGCTGTGCTTATGAAAG GAAACCCAAGGGTACAGGATGGTAAACCAGTCATCCTCCTTTTTCGCACTCGAAACAGTCCTGTGTTTGAGCTCCTTCCCTG TGGCGTTATCCAGGGGGAGCCAGGAGCCCAGCCCCAGCTCATCACTTTCCATCCTTCCTTCAACAAAGGGGCCCTGCTCAGTGTG GGCTGGTCCACAGGCCGAATTGCCCACATCCCGCTGTACTTTGTCAATGCCCAGTTTCCACGTTTTAGCCCAGTGCTTGGCCGGGCCCAGGAACCCCCAGCTGGGGGTGGAGGCTCTATTCATGACCTGCCCCTCTTTACTGAGACATCCCCAACCTCTGCCCCTTGGGACCCTCTCCCAGGGCCACCACCTGTTCTGCCCCACTCCCCACATTCCTGCctctaa
- the AAAS gene encoding aladin isoform X4 — translation MALCQWASSLHGSLFPHLSLRSEDLIAEFAQVTNWSSCCLRVFAWHPHTNKFAVALLDDSVRVYNASSTIVPSLKHRLQRNVAALAWKPLSASVLAVACQSCILIWTLDPTSLSTRPSSGCAQVLSHPGHTPVTSLAWAPSGGRLLSASPVDAAIRVWDVSTETCVPLPWFRGGGVTNLLWSPDGSKILATTPSAVFRVWEAQMWTCERWPTLSGRCQTGCWSPDGSRLLFTVLGEPLIYSLSFPERCGEGKGHVGGAKSATIVADLSETTIQTPDGEERLGGEAHSMVWDPSGERLAVLMKGNPRVQDGKPVILLFRTRNSPVFELLPCGVIQGEPGAQPQLITFHPSFNKGALLSVGWSTGRIAHIPLYFVNAQFPRFSPVLGRAQEPPAGGGGSIHDLPLFTETSPTSAPWDPLPGPPPVLPHSPHSCL, via the exons ATGGCACTCTGTCAATGGGCCTCTTCTCTCCATGGGTCCCTCTTCCCCCATCTGTCT CTCAGGAGCGAAGATCTGATTGCTGAATTTGCCCAAGTCACAAATTG GTCCAGCTGCTGCTTGCGTGTCTTTGCATGGCACCCCCACACCAACAAGTTTGCAGTGGCCCTGCTAGATGACTCAGTCCGTGTGTATAATGCCAGCAG CACCATAGTCCCCTCCCTGAAGCACCGGCTGCAGCGAAATGTGGCGGCTCTGGCCTGGAAGCCCCTTAGTGCCTCTGTCTTGGCTGTGGCCTGCCAGAGCTGCATTCTTATCTGGACCCTGGACCCTACCTCCTTGTCTACCCG ACCCTCTTCTGGCTGTGCCCAAGTGCTGTCTCATCCTGGGCATACACCTGTTACCAGCTTGGCCTGGGCCCCCAGTGGGGGGCGACTACTCTCAGCTTCACCCGTGGATGCTGCTATCCGG GTATGGGATGTCTCAACAGAGACCTGTGTCCCCCTTCCCTGGTTTCGAGGAGGTGGGGTGACCAACCTGCTCTGGTCCCCAGATGGCAGCAAAATCCTGGCTACCACTCCTTCAGCTGTCTTTCG AGTCTGGGAGGCCCAGATGTGGACTTGTGAGAGGTGGCCTACTCTATCAGGGCGCTGTCAG ACTGGCTGCTGGAGCCCAGATGGCAGCCGACTGCTGTTCACTGTATTGGGAGAGCCACTGATTTACTCCCTGTCTTTTCCAGAACGTTGTG GTGAGGGAAAGGGGCATGTTGGAGGTGCAAAGTCAGCAACAATTGTGGCAGATCTGTCTGAGACAACAATACAGACACCAGATGGTGAGGAGAG GCTTGGGGGAGAGGCTCACTCCATGGTCTGGGACCCCAGTGGGGAACGTCTGGCTGTGCTTATGAAAG GAAACCCAAGGGTACAGGATGGTAAACCAGTCATCCTCCTTTTTCGCACTCGAAACAGTCCTGTGTTTGAGCTCCTTCCCTG TGGCGTTATCCAGGGGGAGCCAGGAGCCCAGCCCCAGCTCATCACTTTCCATCCTTCCTTCAACAAAGGGGCCCTGCTCAGTGTG GGCTGGTCCACAGGCCGAATTGCCCACATCCCGCTGTACTTTGTCAATGCCCAGTTTCCACGTTTTAGCCCAGTGCTTGGCCGGGCCCAGGAACCCCCAGCTGGGGGTGGAGGCTCTATTCATGACCTGCCCCTCTTTACTGAGACATCCCCAACCTCTGCCCCTTGGGACCCTCTCCCAGGGCCACCACCTGTTCTGCCCCACTCCCCACATTCCTGCctctaa
- the SP7 gene encoding transcription factor Sp7 translates to MLTAACSKFGGSSPLRDSTTLGKAGTKKPYFVGSDLSASKTMGDAYPAPFTSTNGLLSPAGSPPAPTSGYANDYPPFSHSFPGPTGTQDPGLLVPKGHSSSDCLPSVYTSLDMTHPYGSWYKAGIHAGISPGPGNTPTPWWDMHPGGNWLGGGQGQGDGLQGTLPTGPAQPPLNPQLPTYPSEFAPLNPAPYPAPHLLQPGPQHVLPQDVYKPKAVGNSGQLEGSGGAKPPRGASTGGSGGYGGSGAGRSSCDCPNCQELERLGAAAAGLRKKPIHSCHIPGCGKVYGKASHLKAHLRWHTGERPFVCNWLFCGKRFTRSDELERHVRTHTREKKFTCLLCSKRFTRSDHLSKHQRTHGEPGPGPPPSGPKELGEGRSTGEEEASQTPRPSASPATPEKAPGGSPEQSNLLEI, encoded by the coding sequence ATGCTGACGGCAGCGTGCAGCAAATTTGGTGGCTCCAGCCCTCTGCGGGACTCAACAACTCTGGGCAAAGCAGGCACAAAGAAGCCGTACTTTGTGGGCAGTGACCTTTCAGCCTCCAAAACCATGGGGGATGCTTATCCAGCCCCCTTTACAAGCACTAATGGGCTCCTTTCACCTGCAGGCAGTCCTCCAGCACCCACCTCAGGCTATGCCAATGACTACCCTCCCTTTTCCCACTCATTCCCTGGGCCCACGGGCACCCAGGACCCTGGGCTACTAGTGCCCAAGGGACACAGCTCTTCTGACTGTCTGCCCAGTGTCTACACCTCTCTGGACATGACACACCCCTATGGCTCCTGGTACAAGGCAGGCATCCATGCAGGCATTTCACCAGGCCCAGGCAACACTCCTACTCCATGGTGGGATATGCACCCTGGAGGCAACTGGCtaggtggtgggcagggccagggTGATGGGCTGCAAGGGACACTGCCCACAGGTCCAGCTCAGCCTCCACTGAACCCCCAGCTGCCCACCTACCCATCCGAATTTGCTCCCCTTAATCCAGCCCCCTACCCAGCTCCCCACCTCTTGCAACCAGGGCCCCAGCATGTCTTGCCCCAAGATGTCTATAAACCCAAGGCAGTGGGTAATAGTGGGCAGCTGGAGGGGAGTGGTGGAGCCAAACCCCCACGGGGTGCAAGCACCGGGGGCAGTGGTGGATATGGGGGCAGTGGGGCAGGGCGCTCCTCCTGTGACTGCCCTAATTGCCAGGAGCTAGAGCGGCTGGGAGCAGCAGCGGCTGGGCTGCGGAAGAAGCCCATCCACAGCTGCCACATCCCTGGCTGCGGCAAGGTGTATGGCAAGGCTTCGCACCTGAAGGCCCACTTGCGCTGGCACACAGGCGAGAGGCCCTTCGTCTGCAACTGGCTCTTCTGCGGCAAGAGGTTCACTCGTTCAGATGAGCTGGAGCGTCATGTGCGCACTCACACCCGGGAGAAGAAGTTCACCTGCCTGCTGTGCTCCAAGCGCTTTACCCGAAGCGACCACCTGAGCAAACACCAGCGCACCCACGGAGAACCAGGCCCGGGTCCCCCTCCCAGTGGCCCCAAGGAGCTGGGGGAGGGCCGCAGCACGGGGGAAGAGGAGGCCAGTCAGACGCCCCGACCTTCTGCCTCGCCAGCAACCCCAGAGAAAGCCCCTGGAGGCAGCCCTGAGCAGAGCAACTTGCTGGAGATCTGA
- the AAAS gene encoding aladin isoform X2 — translation MCSLGLFPPPPPRGQVTLYEHNNELVTGSSYESPPPDFRGQWINLPVLHLTKDPLKTPGRLDHGTRTAFIHHREQVWKRCINIWRDVGLFGVLNEIANSEEEVFEWVKTASGWAMALCQWASSLHGSLFPHLSLRSEDLIAEFAQVTNCTIVPSLKHRLQRNVAALAWKPLSASVLAVACQSCILIWTLDPTSLSTRPSSGCAQVLSHPGHTPVTSLAWAPSGGRLLSASPVDAAIRVWDVSTETCVPLPWFRGGGVTNLLWSPDGSKILATTPSAVFRVWEAQMWTCERWPTLSGRCQTGCWSPDGSRLLFTVLGEPLIYSLSFPERCGEGKGHVGGAKSATIVADLSETTIQTPDGEERLGGEAHSMVWDPSGERLAVLMKGNPRVQDGKPVILLFRTRNSPVFELLPCGVIQGEPGAQPQLITFHPSFNKGALLSVGWSTGRIAHIPLYFVNAQFPRFSPVLGRAQEPPAGGGGSIHDLPLFTETSPTSAPWDPLPGPPPVLPHSPHSCL, via the exons ATGTGCTCCCTGGGGTTGTTCCCTCCTCCACCGCCTCGGGGTCAAGTCACCCTATATGAGCACAATAACGAGCTGGTGACGGGCAGTAGCTATGAGAGCCCGCCCCCCGACTTCCGGGGCCAG TGGATCAATCTTCCTGTCCTACACCTGACCAAGGATCCCCTAAAGACCCCTGGAAGGCTggaccatggcacaagaactgcCTTCATCCATCACCGGGAGCAAGTGTGGAAGAGATGCATCAACATTTG GCGTGATGTGGGCCTTTTTGGGGTGCTAAATGAAATTGCAAACTCAGAAGAAGAGG TGTTTGAGTGGGTGAAGACGGCATCCGGCTGGGCCATGGCACTCTGTCAATGGGCCTCTTCTCTCCATGGGTCCCTCTTCCCCCATCTGTCT CTCAGGAGCGAAGATCTGATTGCTGAATTTGCCCAAGTCACAAATTG CACCATAGTCCCCTCCCTGAAGCACCGGCTGCAGCGAAATGTGGCGGCTCTGGCCTGGAAGCCCCTTAGTGCCTCTGTCTTGGCTGTGGCCTGCCAGAGCTGCATTCTTATCTGGACCCTGGACCCTACCTCCTTGTCTACCCG ACCCTCTTCTGGCTGTGCCCAAGTGCTGTCTCATCCTGGGCATACACCTGTTACCAGCTTGGCCTGGGCCCCCAGTGGGGGGCGACTACTCTCAGCTTCACCCGTGGATGCTGCTATCCGG GTATGGGATGTCTCAACAGAGACCTGTGTCCCCCTTCCCTGGTTTCGAGGAGGTGGGGTGACCAACCTGCTCTGGTCCCCAGATGGCAGCAAAATCCTGGCTACCACTCCTTCAGCTGTCTTTCG AGTCTGGGAGGCCCAGATGTGGACTTGTGAGAGGTGGCCTACTCTATCAGGGCGCTGTCAG ACTGGCTGCTGGAGCCCAGATGGCAGCCGACTGCTGTTCACTGTATTGGGAGAGCCACTGATTTACTCCCTGTCTTTTCCAGAACGTTGTG GTGAGGGAAAGGGGCATGTTGGAGGTGCAAAGTCAGCAACAATTGTGGCAGATCTGTCTGAGACAACAATACAGACACCAGATGGTGAGGAGAG GCTTGGGGGAGAGGCTCACTCCATGGTCTGGGACCCCAGTGGGGAACGTCTGGCTGTGCTTATGAAAG GAAACCCAAGGGTACAGGATGGTAAACCAGTCATCCTCCTTTTTCGCACTCGAAACAGTCCTGTGTTTGAGCTCCTTCCCTG TGGCGTTATCCAGGGGGAGCCAGGAGCCCAGCCCCAGCTCATCACTTTCCATCCTTCCTTCAACAAAGGGGCCCTGCTCAGTGTG GGCTGGTCCACAGGCCGAATTGCCCACATCCCGCTGTACTTTGTCAATGCCCAGTTTCCACGTTTTAGCCCAGTGCTTGGCCGGGCCCAGGAACCCCCAGCTGGGGGTGGAGGCTCTATTCATGACCTGCCCCTCTTTACTGAGACATCCCCAACCTCTGCCCCTTGGGACCCTCTCCCAGGGCCACCACCTGTTCTGCCCCACTCCCCACATTCCTGCctctaa
- the AAAS gene encoding aladin isoform X3 gives MTKWINLPVLHLTKDPLKTPGRLDHGTRTAFIHHREQVWKRCINIWRDVGLFGVLNEIANSEEEVFEWVKTASGWAMALCQWASSLHGSLFPHLSLRSEDLIAEFAQVTNWSSCCLRVFAWHPHTNKFAVALLDDSVRVYNASSTIVPSLKHRLQRNVAALAWKPLSASVLAVACQSCILIWTLDPTSLSTRPSSGCAQVLSHPGHTPVTSLAWAPSGGRLLSASPVDAAIRVWDVSTETCVPLPWFRGGGVTNLLWSPDGSKILATTPSAVFRVWEAQMWTCERWPTLSGRCQTGCWSPDGSRLLFTVLGEPLIYSLSFPERCGEGKGHVGGAKSATIVADLSETTIQTPDGEERLGGEAHSMVWDPSGERLAVLMKGNPRVQDGKPVILLFRTRNSPVFELLPCGVIQGEPGAQPQLITFHPSFNKGALLSVGWSTGRIAHIPLYFVNAQFPRFSPVLGRAQEPPAGGGGSIHDLPLFTETSPTSAPWDPLPGPPPVLPHSPHSCL, from the exons ATGACTAAG TGGATCAATCTTCCTGTCCTACACCTGACCAAGGATCCCCTAAAGACCCCTGGAAGGCTggaccatggcacaagaactgcCTTCATCCATCACCGGGAGCAAGTGTGGAAGAGATGCATCAACATTTG GCGTGATGTGGGCCTTTTTGGGGTGCTAAATGAAATTGCAAACTCAGAAGAAGAGG TGTTTGAGTGGGTGAAGACGGCATCCGGCTGGGCCATGGCACTCTGTCAATGGGCCTCTTCTCTCCATGGGTCCCTCTTCCCCCATCTGTCT CTCAGGAGCGAAGATCTGATTGCTGAATTTGCCCAAGTCACAAATTG GTCCAGCTGCTGCTTGCGTGTCTTTGCATGGCACCCCCACACCAACAAGTTTGCAGTGGCCCTGCTAGATGACTCAGTCCGTGTGTATAATGCCAGCAG CACCATAGTCCCCTCCCTGAAGCACCGGCTGCAGCGAAATGTGGCGGCTCTGGCCTGGAAGCCCCTTAGTGCCTCTGTCTTGGCTGTGGCCTGCCAGAGCTGCATTCTTATCTGGACCCTGGACCCTACCTCCTTGTCTACCCG ACCCTCTTCTGGCTGTGCCCAAGTGCTGTCTCATCCTGGGCATACACCTGTTACCAGCTTGGCCTGGGCCCCCAGTGGGGGGCGACTACTCTCAGCTTCACCCGTGGATGCTGCTATCCGG GTATGGGATGTCTCAACAGAGACCTGTGTCCCCCTTCCCTGGTTTCGAGGAGGTGGGGTGACCAACCTGCTCTGGTCCCCAGATGGCAGCAAAATCCTGGCTACCACTCCTTCAGCTGTCTTTCG AGTCTGGGAGGCCCAGATGTGGACTTGTGAGAGGTGGCCTACTCTATCAGGGCGCTGTCAG ACTGGCTGCTGGAGCCCAGATGGCAGCCGACTGCTGTTCACTGTATTGGGAGAGCCACTGATTTACTCCCTGTCTTTTCCAGAACGTTGTG GTGAGGGAAAGGGGCATGTTGGAGGTGCAAAGTCAGCAACAATTGTGGCAGATCTGTCTGAGACAACAATACAGACACCAGATGGTGAGGAGAG GCTTGGGGGAGAGGCTCACTCCATGGTCTGGGACCCCAGTGGGGAACGTCTGGCTGTGCTTATGAAAG GAAACCCAAGGGTACAGGATGGTAAACCAGTCATCCTCCTTTTTCGCACTCGAAACAGTCCTGTGTTTGAGCTCCTTCCCTG TGGCGTTATCCAGGGGGAGCCAGGAGCCCAGCCCCAGCTCATCACTTTCCATCCTTCCTTCAACAAAGGGGCCCTGCTCAGTGTG GGCTGGTCCACAGGCCGAATTGCCCACATCCCGCTGTACTTTGTCAATGCCCAGTTTCCACGTTTTAGCCCAGTGCTTGGCCGGGCCCAGGAACCCCCAGCTGGGGGTGGAGGCTCTATTCATGACCTGCCCCTCTTTACTGAGACATCCCCAACCTCTGCCCCTTGGGACCCTCTCCCAGGGCCACCACCTGTTCTGCCCCACTCCCCACATTCCTGCctctaa